One stretch of Pseudomonas azotoformans DNA includes these proteins:
- a CDS encoding DMT family transporter, whose product MRPVDTLYLLGLAAIWGASFLFMRIIAPEIGTVPTAFFRVSIAAAGLLVILAVMRVSWDFQGKFKTVLLLGVINSGIPATMYSVAAQVLPAGYSAIFNATTPLMGVLIGGLFFSERLTPSKVAGVCLGLLGVGVLTRAGPVAFDLELLMGALACLLATTCYGFAGFLARRWLDQRGGLDSRLSALGSMLGATLFLLPFFAYSAISQPPASWGGWQVWGSLLGLGLVCTAFAYILYFRLLTSIGPVKSMTVTFMIPPFGVLWGALLLDEPLSMAHLYGGVLIAGALWLVLRPKKNL is encoded by the coding sequence GTGAGACCTGTCGACACCTTGTACTTGCTGGGACTCGCCGCCATCTGGGGCGCGAGTTTCCTGTTCATGCGCATCATCGCGCCCGAGATCGGCACCGTGCCGACGGCATTTTTCCGCGTGTCGATTGCCGCCGCCGGGTTGCTGGTGATCCTGGCGGTGATGCGGGTGAGCTGGGATTTCCAGGGCAAGTTCAAGACCGTGTTACTGCTCGGCGTGATCAACTCCGGGATCCCGGCGACCATGTATTCAGTGGCCGCCCAGGTGCTGCCGGCGGGTTACTCGGCGATCTTCAACGCCACCACGCCGTTGATGGGTGTGCTGATCGGCGGGCTGTTTTTCAGCGAACGGCTGACCCCGTCGAAAGTCGCCGGGGTCTGCCTGGGGCTGCTGGGCGTGGGTGTACTGACCCGCGCAGGGCCGGTGGCGTTTGATCTGGAATTGTTGATGGGGGCGCTGGCGTGTTTGCTGGCGACCACCTGTTACGGCTTTGCCGGGTTCCTGGCAAGGCGCTGGCTGGATCAGCGCGGTGGCTTGGACAGTCGCCTATCGGCGCTGGGCAGCATGCTTGGTGCGACGTTATTTCTGTTGCCGTTCTTTGCATACAGCGCGATCAGTCAGCCGCCCGCAAGTTGGGGTGGATGGCAGGTGTGGGGGTCGTTGCTGGGGTTAGGGCTGGTGTGTACGGCGTTTGCCTACATTCTTTACTTCCGGTTGCTGACGTCCATTGGGCCGGTGAAGTCGATGACGGTGACCTTCATGATTCCGCCGTTTGGTGTGCTGTGGGGGGCATTACTGCTGGATGAGCCGCTGTCCATGGCGCATCTGTATGGTGGGGTGTTGATCGCTGGAGCGTTGTGGCTGGTATTGCGCCCGAAAAAAAACCTGTAG
- a CDS encoding CPBP family intramembrane glutamic endopeptidase, with product MIALPWLYLALLSIGYLLALMYGQLGVLAAVSVALLLIAGYAVRQQRTPWARYLGHGLFVVLALSLAMHWLPGFYNGRGIASQRFTEDAVPFSMYLNQDKPLIGFWLLLACPWIVARRSLRLSICVAALALTLTAIAALGGAALLGVISWAPKWPEQAWLWVLNNLLLVTLVEEALFRGYVQGGLSRRFKHLPYGENLALLLASLLFGLVHIGAGWHWVLLASIAGVGYGLAYRFGGLGAAIATHFGLNLLHFGLFTYPMLAG from the coding sequence ATGATCGCATTGCCCTGGCTGTATCTCGCGCTTCTTTCCATCGGCTATCTGCTGGCGTTGATGTACGGGCAACTGGGGGTGCTGGCAGCCGTGTCCGTCGCCCTGCTGCTGATCGCCGGCTACGCGGTACGCCAGCAACGCACGCCTTGGGCGCGCTACCTGGGCCACGGGCTTTTTGTGGTGCTGGCCTTGAGCCTGGCGATGCACTGGTTGCCGGGTTTCTACAACGGGCGCGGCATTGCCTCGCAGCGTTTCACCGAGGACGCCGTCCCCTTCTCGATGTACCTGAACCAGGACAAACCGCTGATCGGCTTCTGGCTGTTGCTGGCCTGCCCGTGGATTGTGGCGCGGCGCTCGTTGCGCTTGTCGATCTGCGTGGCCGCCCTGGCGTTGACCCTCACCGCCATCGCTGCCCTCGGCGGAGCGGCCTTGCTGGGCGTGATCAGTTGGGCACCGAAATGGCCGGAACAAGCCTGGCTCTGGGTACTGAATAACCTGCTGTTGGTGACCCTGGTGGAAGAAGCCCTGTTCCGGGGTTACGTACAGGGCGGTTTGAGCCGACGTTTCAAACACCTGCCTTACGGTGAGAACCTGGCGCTGCTGCTGGCCTCGCTGCTGTTCGGCCTGGTGCACATCGGCGCAGGCTGGCATTGGGTATTGCTGGCGAGCATCGCCGGGGTGGGTTATGGCCTGGCCTATCGGTTTGGCGGTCTGGGCGCGGCGATAGCCACGCACTTTGGCTTGAATCTGCTTCACTTCGGGTTGTTTACCTACCCGATGCTGGCCGGTTGA
- a CDS encoding DMT family transporter: MSVLSKQSVAAAASTSLFVLLWSSGAIFSKWGLAHASPFAFLLIRFAIALVGLVVLIPILKLKLPRPGKPLLYAAATGLVLLGAYQIFYLLALDLNVTPGVMATIMGVQPILTVVLMERQRSFSRVFGLGLGLAGLIMVVYQGIGLSGMSLAGMLFGLLALASMTFGSIMQKRITDNPLGTLPVQYLAGLLLCSAFVPFQPFNFEHSSSFYLPVLWMGLVVSLLATLLLYRLIARGNLVNVTSLFYLVPAVTAVMDYLIFGNRLALLSLVGMGLIIIGLVFVFRRR, translated from the coding sequence ATGTCTGTTCTTTCGAAACAATCCGTGGCCGCGGCGGCCTCGACGAGCCTGTTTGTCCTGCTGTGGAGCAGCGGGGCGATCTTCTCCAAATGGGGCCTGGCCCACGCGTCACCCTTTGCGTTTCTGCTGATCCGTTTTGCCATTGCCCTCGTGGGCCTGGTGGTGCTGATACCGATCCTCAAGTTGAAACTGCCGCGCCCCGGCAAGCCGCTGTTGTATGCCGCGGCGACGGGGTTGGTGTTGTTGGGCGCCTACCAGATTTTCTATCTGTTGGCCCTGGACCTCAACGTCACCCCCGGCGTGATGGCAACCATCATGGGCGTACAGCCGATCCTCACCGTGGTGCTGATGGAGCGCCAGCGCTCATTCAGCCGTGTGTTCGGCCTGGGCCTCGGGTTGGCGGGGCTGATCATGGTGGTGTATCAGGGCATTGGTTTGTCCGGCATGTCCCTGGCGGGCATGCTGTTCGGGCTGCTGGCCCTGGCCAGCATGACCTTTGGTTCGATCATGCAGAAACGCATCACCGACAACCCCCTGGGCACGCTGCCGGTGCAGTACCTGGCGGGGTTGCTGCTGTGTTCTGCATTCGTGCCGTTCCAGCCATTCAACTTTGAGCACAGCAGCAGTTTTTACCTGCCTGTGCTGTGGATGGGGCTGGTCGTGTCGTTGCTGGCCACGCTGTTGCTGTACCGCCTGATCGCCCGGGGCAACCTGGTGAATGTCACCAGCCTGTTCTATCTGGTGCCAGCGGTGACGGCGGTGATGGACTACCTGATCTTTGGCAACAGGCTTGCTCTGTTGAGTCTGGTTGGGATGGGGTTGATTATCATCGGATTAGTGTTTGTCTTCCGCAGACGCTAA
- a CDS encoding methyl-accepting chemotaxis protein produces the protein MRIGLRASLSFGVLASLLVIVGLFGLGQMAKLRQSALVIEQSWMPSIENIHDSAAFVASIRLEALRLATTDESRIRDNSKALITRQRSELQTLLDHHKSLLSSDEERQMLKQLEGNVNTYLTLVEQIVTLVDKDQQQDAIDLLNTRVAPQGVILNKSLEDLIVFNQNGVETAVDSAAQTYSSAQWIVGLIIVSALIATLLLAWLLTRSITAPLGQALSVARTIAGGDLSQPIAVSGKDEPAQLLNALATMQAQLQGTIRGISESAQQLASAAEEMSSVMEQSTRGLQAQNDEIEQAATAVTEMSAAVDEVAGNAVSSAEASQASDEDSKHGHYQISETISSIQNLVDEVLGASNKAEGLAVQAQDISKVLEVIRGIAGQTNLLALNAAIEAARAGEAGRGFAVVADEVRSLAQRTQDSTEEIEQMITGIQRGTQDTVDALNSSAEHAGQTLQRANSAGSALEKITAAISQISQRNLVIASAAEQQALVARDVDRSLVNIRDLSTQTAAGATQTSAASQELSRLAVDLNGLVTRFVL, from the coding sequence ATGAGGATCGGTCTGCGTGCCAGTCTGAGTTTTGGGGTTTTGGCCAGCTTGCTGGTGATTGTGGGCCTGTTCGGCCTGGGCCAGATGGCCAAGTTGCGACAAAGCGCACTGGTCATCGAGCAATCGTGGATGCCGAGCATCGAGAACATCCACGACAGCGCGGCCTTTGTCGCCAGCATCCGCCTGGAGGCCTTGCGCCTGGCGACCACCGACGAATCGCGGATCCGCGACAACAGCAAAGCCCTGATCACCCGCCAGCGCAGCGAGCTGCAAACCCTGCTCGACCATCACAAAAGCCTGCTCAGCAGCGACGAAGAGCGTCAGATGCTCAAACAGCTCGAAGGTAACGTGAACACTTACCTGACCCTCGTCGAACAGATCGTCACCCTGGTGGACAAGGATCAGCAGCAAGACGCCATTGACCTGCTCAACACCCGCGTCGCTCCGCAGGGCGTGATCCTCAACAAGAGCCTGGAGGACCTGATCGTGTTCAACCAGAACGGCGTGGAAACCGCAGTGGATTCAGCCGCGCAGACCTATTCCAGTGCCCAGTGGATCGTCGGCCTGATCATCGTATCCGCCTTGATCGCCACCTTGTTGCTCGCCTGGCTACTGACCCGCAGCATCACCGCCCCGCTCGGCCAGGCGCTGAGCGTGGCCCGCACCATTGCCGGCGGCGACCTGAGCCAGCCGATTGCCGTCAGCGGCAAGGACGAACCGGCTCAATTGCTCAACGCCCTGGCCACCATGCAGGCGCAATTGCAAGGCACCATTCGGGGCATCAGCGAATCGGCGCAACAACTGGCCTCCGCCGCCGAAGAGATGAGCTCGGTGATGGAACAAAGCACCCGTGGCCTGCAGGCGCAGAACGACGAGATCGAACAGGCCGCCACCGCCGTCACCGAAATGAGCGCGGCCGTGGACGAAGTGGCCGGCAATGCCGTGTCCAGCGCCGAGGCGTCCCAGGCCTCCGACGAGGACAGCAAGCACGGCCACTACCAGATCAGCGAAACCATCAGCTCGATCCAGAACCTGGTCGACGAAGTGCTCGGCGCCTCGAACAAGGCCGAAGGGCTGGCCGTGCAGGCCCAGGACATCAGCAAGGTGCTGGAAGTGATCCGCGGCATCGCCGGGCAAACCAACCTGCTGGCGCTCAACGCCGCTATCGAGGCGGCTCGCGCGGGCGAGGCCGGGCGCGGTTTTGCGGTGGTGGCCGATGAAGTGCGCTCCCTGGCGCAACGCACCCAGGACTCCACCGAAGAAATCGAACAGATGATCACCGGCATCCAGCGCGGCACCCAAGACACCGTCGATGCGCTGAACAGCAGCGCCGAGCACGCCGGCCAGACGCTGCAACGAGCCAACAGCGCCGGCAGCGCCCTGGAAAAAATCACCGCGGCCATCTCGCAGATCAGCCAGCGCAACCTGGTAATCGCCAGCGCCGCCGAGCAGCAGGCGCTGGTGGCACGTGACGTGGACCGCAGCCTGGTGAACATCCGCGACCTGTCCACCCAGACCGCCGCCGGTGCCACCCAGACCTCGGCCGCCAGCCAGGAACTGTCGCGCCTGGCGGTGGACCTGAATGGGCTGGTGACGCGGTTTGTCCTGTAA
- the hrpA gene encoding ATP-dependent RNA helicase HrpA: MTDQAPTIDQLLKTLDHAMLADRHRLRRQLLELRKKPDEEKLAQWVARMQASCAQVTARRASLPVIRYDDSLPIAAKRDEIKEALNKHQVLIIAGETGSGKTTQLPKICLEIGRGQFGLIGHTQPRRIAARSVASRVAEELATPLGALVGYQVRFEDQSDSNTLIKLMTDGILLAETQNDRYLERYDTIIVDEAHERSLNIDFLLGYLKTLLPRRPDLKVIITSATIDLERFSKHFDDAPIVEVSGRTFPVDTWYRPLTLEQDEEGNRVEDDLTVDQAILATLDEIAAYERSERRSPGDVLVFLPGEREIRDAADMLRKAQLKHTEILPLYARLSPAEQQRIFQSHPGRRVVLATNVAETSLTVPGIRYVIDSGTARISRYSYRAKVQRLPIEAISQASANQRKGRCGRVEPGICIRLYSEEDFIGRPEFTDPEILRTNLAAVILQMLHLRLGEITDFPFIEPPDGKAISDGFNLLQELSAVDRNSQLTPLGRQLARLPVDPRMGRMLLEAAKLGSLQEVLIVASAMSIQDPRERPPERQQAADQAHAQWKDPDSDFAGLVNLWRGFEEQRQALTASPLRNWCRKNFLNYLRLREWRDSHRQLSLICRDMQLSVNKEPADFPKLHKAVLSGLLSQIGQKTEDGDYLGARQRRFWIHPSSGIGKKRPQWLMTAELVETTKLYARMVAKIDADWIEPLAGHLIKKNHFEPHWEKKRGQVVAFEQITLFGLIVVGRRPVHYGPIDPVVSRELFIREGLVRGEIQSRAKCLTANQQLLEQLDELEAKARRRDILADEETLFAFYDARLPAEIHQTATFDSWYKVNSQKDPQLLIMREEDVLAREASEVTAAHYPDTLQLGDLELALSYHFEPNHPRDGVTLRVPAPLLPALPPERLEWLVPGVIEAKCIALVRNLPKALRKNFVPVPDFVKAALQRIEFGQGSLSQALGRELLRMTGARVSDEAWAEAAQQVESHLKMNLEVVDGQGKFLGEGRDLAELTARFAEASQAALAVPQTAKSQQPVEAKVFAAVAEKTQQKIAGLSMTVYPALVEENGTVKEGRFSTAAEAEFQHRRALQRLLMQQLAEPAKFLRGKLPGLTELGLMYRELGRIDALVEDILLASLDTCVLEGEASLPRDGAGLAALAERKRSSWTEHAERLARLTLEVLKLWHGLQKRFKGKIDLAQAVALNDIKQQLSNLVYPGFVRETPAQWFKELPRYLKAIELRLEKLPSQVQKDRVWSGELAGLWTQYENRLKKHAQEGKRDLQLELYRWWLEEYRVSLFAQQLGTKVPISDKRLSKQWSQVEA, encoded by the coding sequence ATGACTGACCAAGCGCCCACTATCGACCAACTGCTCAAAACCCTCGATCACGCCATGCTCGCTGACCGCCACCGCTTGCGGCGCCAGCTGCTTGAGCTGCGCAAGAAGCCCGACGAGGAGAAGCTGGCGCAGTGGGTGGCGCGCATGCAGGCGTCCTGCGCCCAGGTCACGGCGCGGCGCGCCAGCCTGCCGGTGATTCGTTATGACGACAGCCTGCCGATCGCGGCCAAGCGCGATGAAATCAAAGAGGCGCTGAACAAGCATCAGGTGCTGATCATTGCCGGCGAAACCGGCTCGGGCAAGACCACCCAGTTGCCGAAGATCTGCCTGGAAATCGGTCGTGGCCAGTTCGGCCTGATCGGCCACACCCAGCCCCGCCGGATCGCCGCACGTAGCGTGGCCAGCCGCGTCGCCGAGGAGTTGGCCACACCGCTCGGCGCGCTGGTCGGCTATCAGGTACGGTTCGAAGACCAGAGCGATTCCAACACCCTGATCAAGCTGATGACCGACGGCATCCTGCTGGCGGAAACCCAGAACGACCGCTACCTGGAACGCTACGACACCATCATCGTCGACGAAGCCCACGAGCGCAGCCTGAACATCGACTTCCTGCTGGGCTACCTGAAAACCCTGTTGCCACGTCGCCCGGACCTCAAGGTCATCATCACCTCGGCGACCATCGACCTGGAACGTTTCTCCAAGCATTTCGACGATGCGCCGATTGTCGAGGTGTCGGGCCGCACCTTCCCGGTGGACACCTGGTACCGCCCACTGACCCTGGAGCAGGACGAGGAGGGTAACCGCGTCGAGGACGACCTCACCGTCGACCAGGCGATCCTCGCCACCCTCGATGAAATCGCCGCCTATGAGCGCAGCGAGCGGCGCAGCCCCGGCGACGTGCTGGTGTTCCTGCCGGGCGAGCGCGAGATTCGCGACGCCGCCGACATGCTGCGCAAGGCCCAGCTCAAGCACACCGAAATTCTGCCGCTGTACGCGCGCCTGTCGCCGGCCGAGCAGCAGCGCATCTTCCAGTCCCATCCGGGCCGGCGCGTGGTGCTGGCGACCAACGTCGCGGAAACCTCGCTGACCGTGCCGGGCATTCGTTATGTGATCGACAGTGGCACCGCGCGCATCAGCCGCTACAGCTACCGCGCCAAGGTGCAGCGCCTGCCGATCGAAGCGATTTCCCAGGCCAGCGCCAACCAGCGTAAAGGCCGTTGCGGCCGGGTCGAGCCGGGCATCTGCATTCGTTTGTACAGCGAAGAAGATTTTATCGGCCGCCCGGAATTTACCGACCCGGAAATCCTGCGCACCAACCTCGCCGCCGTGATCCTGCAAATGCTGCATTTGCGTCTCGGCGAAATCACCGACTTCCCGTTTATCGAACCGCCGGACGGCAAGGCCATCAGCGACGGTTTCAACCTGCTGCAAGAGCTGTCGGCGGTGGACCGCAACAGCCAGCTCACGCCACTGGGCCGCCAACTGGCGCGCCTGCCGGTGGACCCGCGCATGGGCCGCATGTTGCTCGAAGCCGCCAAGTTGGGCAGCTTGCAGGAAGTGCTGATCGTCGCCAGCGCCATGTCGATCCAGGACCCGCGCGAGCGTCCGCCGGAGCGTCAGCAGGCCGCCGACCAGGCCCACGCACAGTGGAAGGACCCGGATTCGGACTTCGCCGGCCTGGTCAATTTGTGGCGCGGTTTTGAAGAGCAGCGCCAGGCGCTGACTGCCAGCCCGCTGCGTAACTGGTGCCGCAAGAACTTCCTCAACTACCTGCGCCTGCGCGAATGGCGTGATTCCCATCGCCAGTTGAGCCTGATCTGCCGCGACATGCAGTTGAGCGTCAATAAAGAGCCGGCGGACTTTCCTAAACTGCACAAGGCGGTGTTGTCCGGTTTGCTCAGCCAGATCGGTCAGAAAACCGAGGACGGCGATTACCTCGGTGCACGTCAGCGGCGTTTCTGGATTCACCCCTCATCGGGCATCGGCAAGAAACGCCCGCAATGGTTGATGACCGCCGAACTGGTGGAAACCACCAAGCTGTATGCGCGCATGGTCGCCAAGATCGACGCCGACTGGATCGAACCGCTGGCCGGGCACCTGATCAAGAAAAACCACTTCGAGCCGCACTGGGAGAAGAAGCGCGGCCAGGTCGTGGCCTTCGAGCAGATCACCCTGTTCGGGCTGATTGTGGTCGGGCGCAGGCCGGTGCATTACGGGCCGATTGACCCTGTGGTGTCCCGCGAGCTGTTTATCCGCGAGGGCCTGGTGCGTGGCGAGATCCAGTCGCGGGCCAAGTGCCTCACCGCCAACCAGCAACTGCTGGAACAGCTCGACGAGTTGGAGGCCAAGGCGCGCCGGCGCGACATCCTGGCGGACGAGGAAACCCTGTTCGCCTTCTACGATGCGCGCCTGCCGGCGGAGATCCACCAGACCGCGACCTTCGACAGTTGGTACAAGGTCAACAGCCAGAAAGACCCGCAACTGTTGATCATGCGCGAAGAAGACGTGCTGGCCCGCGAGGCCAGCGAAGTCACCGCTGCGCATTACCCGGACACCCTGCAGTTGGGTGACCTGGAACTGGCCTTGAGTTACCACTTCGAACCCAACCACCCGCGTGACGGTGTGACCCTGCGCGTGCCGGCGCCGCTGTTGCCCGCCTTGCCCCCGGAGCGCCTGGAGTGGCTGGTGCCGGGGGTGATCGAAGCCAAGTGCATCGCCCTGGTGCGCAACCTGCCCAAGGCGCTGCGCAAGAATTTTGTACCGGTGCCGGACTTCGTCAAGGCGGCCCTGCAACGCATCGAGTTCGGCCAGGGCTCATTGTCCCAGGCCCTGGGCCGCGAATTGTTGCGCATGACCGGGGCGCGGGTCAGCGATGAAGCCTGGGCTGAGGCCGCGCAGCAGGTGGAAAGCCACCTGAAGATGAACCTGGAAGTGGTCGACGGCCAGGGCAAGTTCCTCGGCGAAGGCCGGGATCTCGCCGAACTGACGGCGCGCTTTGCCGAGGCCAGCCAGGCCGCGTTGGCCGTGCCGCAAACTGCAAAAAGCCAGCAGCCGGTGGAGGCCAAGGTGTTCGCGGCGGTAGCCGAGAAGACGCAGCAGAAGATCGCCGGGTTGTCGATGACGGTGTATCCGGCACTGGTGGAAGAAAACGGCACGGTCAAGGAAGGGCGTTTCTCCACGGCGGCCGAGGCCGAGTTCCAGCATCGTCGCGCCTTGCAACGCCTGCTGATGCAGCAACTGGCAGAACCGGCGAAATTCCTGCGCGGCAAACTGCCAGGCCTGACCGAACTGGGCCTGATGTACCGCGAGTTGGGCCGGATCGATGCGCTGGTGGAAGACATCCTGCTCGCCAGCCTCGACACCTGCGTGCTCGAAGGCGAAGCCAGCCTGCCGCGTGATGGCGCTGGTCTGGCTGCCCTGGCCGAGCGCAAACGCAGCAGTTGGACCGAGCACGCCGAGCGTCTGGCGCGCCTGACCCTGGAGGTGCTGAAACTCTGGCACGGCCTGCAAAAACGCTTCAAAGGCAAGATCGACCTGGCCCAGGCCGTGGCCTTGAACGACATCAAGCAGCAACTGAGCAACCTGGTATACCCCGGGTTTGTACGGGAAACCCCGGCCCAGTGGTTCAAGGAGCTGCCGCGTTACCTCAAGGCCATCGAGTTGCGCCTGGAAAAACTACCGAGCCAAGTGCAAAAGGATCGGGTGTGGAGCGGCGAGCTGGCCGGCCTGTGGACGCAGTACGAAAACCGCCTGAAAAAACACGCCCAGGAAGGCAAGCGCGACCTCCAGTTGGAGCTGTATCGCTGGTGGCTGGAGGAATACCGGGTGTCGTTGTTTGCCCAGCAACTGGGG
- the aceK gene encoding bifunctional isocitrate dehydrogenase kinase/phosphatase: MSQLALAIAQMILDGFDDYREHFRQITDGARERFEKAQWQQGQAASAARINLYEEKVTEVTQWLRKHFDDAALLDIDAWPVVKSAYIGLIDLRFDDELSETWYNSIFCGLFSHDLISDGSMFIHTTRPSLRRARAAQTRTYTPAGHIPEMLAQIFADYRFSESYADLAGDLHRLETQLRENLPDWVCKDPDLKVELFSSVLYRNKGAYLVGRIYTRDEQWPLVIPLLHREGQGIQIDALITDEADVSIIFSFTRSYFMVDVPVPAEFIGFLKRILPGKHIAELYTSIGFYKHGKSEFYRALINHLATTDDQFIMAPGVRGMVMSVFTLPGFNTVFKIIKDRFSPSKNVNRATVIEKYRLVKSVDRVGRMADTQEFADFRFPLSKFEPECLAELLDVAAGTVEVEGDTVLIRHCWTERRMTPLNLYLDNANPAQVREALEDYGLAIKQLAAANIFPGDMLLKNFGVTRHGRVVFYDYDEICFLTEANFRHIPAPRTPEDEMASEPWYSIGPLDVFPEEFPPFLFADAGQRKLFDELHGELYNADYWKGLQEAIRAGKVIDVFPYRRKDRDNE; this comes from the coding sequence ATGTCGCAACTCGCCCTCGCCATTGCCCAAATGATCCTCGATGGCTTCGACGATTACCGCGAGCATTTCCGCCAGATCACCGATGGCGCCCGCGAGCGTTTCGAAAAGGCCCAGTGGCAACAGGGCCAGGCGGCGTCGGCGGCGCGGATCAATCTCTATGAGGAAAAGGTCACTGAGGTGACCCAGTGGTTGCGTAAGCACTTCGATGACGCCGCACTGCTCGACATCGATGCGTGGCCTGTGGTCAAAAGCGCCTACATCGGCCTGATCGACCTGCGCTTCGACGATGAACTCTCCGAGACCTGGTACAACTCGATCTTCTGCGGGCTGTTCAGCCACGACCTGATCAGCGACGGCAGCATGTTCATCCACACCACCCGGCCCAGCCTGCGCCGGGCACGGGCCGCGCAGACGCGCACCTACACACCCGCTGGGCACATCCCGGAAATGCTCGCGCAGATCTTTGCCGACTACCGCTTCAGCGAATCCTACGCCGACCTTGCAGGCGATCTTCATCGCCTCGAAACCCAACTGCGGGAAAACCTGCCGGACTGGGTGTGCAAGGACCCGGACCTCAAGGTCGAGCTGTTTTCCTCGGTGCTCTACCGCAATAAAGGTGCCTACCTCGTCGGGCGCATCTACACCCGCGACGAACAATGGCCGCTGGTTATCCCGTTGCTGCACCGCGAAGGGCAAGGCATCCAGATCGATGCGCTGATCACCGACGAAGCCGATGTGTCGATCATCTTCTCGTTCACCCGCTCCTACTTCATGGTGGATGTACCGGTGCCAGCGGAGTTCATCGGCTTTCTCAAGCGCATCCTGCCGGGCAAGCACATCGCCGAGTTGTACACCTCCATCGGTTTTTACAAGCACGGCAAGTCGGAGTTTTATCGCGCGCTGATCAACCACCTGGCGACCACCGACGATCAGTTCATCATGGCCCCCGGCGTGCGTGGCATGGTCATGAGCGTGTTCACGCTGCCGGGCTTCAACACCGTGTTCAAGATCATCAAGGACCGTTTTTCACCGTCGAAAAACGTCAACCGCGCCACGGTGATCGAGAAGTACCGCCTGGTCAAAAGCGTCGACCGGGTCGGGCGCATGGCCGACACCCAGGAGTTCGCCGACTTCCGTTTCCCCTTGAGCAAGTTCGAGCCCGAATGCCTGGCCGAGCTGTTGGATGTGGCGGCGGGCACCGTCGAAGTGGAGGGCGACACGGTACTGATCCGCCACTGCTGGACGGAGCGGCGCATGACCCCGCTCAACCTCTACCTCGACAACGCCAACCCCGCCCAGGTGCGCGAAGCCCTGGAAGATTACGGCCTGGCGATCAAGCAACTGGCGGCGGCGAACATTTTTCCCGGCGATATGCTGCTGAAGAATTTCGGTGTCACCCGCCACGGCCGCGTGGTGTTCTACGACTACGACGAAATCTGCTTCCTTACCGAGGCCAACTTCCGCCACATCCCGGCGCCGCGTACCCCGGAGGATGAAATGGCCTCCGAGCCCTGGTATTCCATCGGCCCGTTGGACGTCTTCCCCGAAGAATTCCCACCGTTCCTGTTCGCCGATGCCGGCCAGCGCAAGCTCTTCGACGAGCTGCACGGCGAGTTGTACAACGCCGATTACTGGAAAGGCCTGCAGGAGGCGATTCGCGCCGGCAAGGTGATCGATGTGTTTCCGTATCGGCGCAAAGACCGCGATAACGAATGA